The following proteins are co-located in the Paraburkholderia phytofirmans PsJN genome:
- the mprF gene encoding bifunctional lysylphosphatidylglycerol flippase/synthetase MprF encodes MFDRASKTLGNRALLSPLLALGIGALLLVVLQHLSQAVDYRSVMRELRRLTAGEWSAALGATALSYVALVGRDAVGLRYLGAAVPRVALWIGATAGSALGNATGFGALTGGAVRARVYSVASVTPAQIGRMTVFTSVSLALALVLMTALGMVGVAGTLAPMLHLEPLTLRWTGVALLAALASAAAACRGETRPVRTRWQWLSFDIPARRDLLAQVALAVLDVVAAGLALWALLPHADVSFVTFITVYAAAMLLGMIGHTPGGVGVFEAAMVFTLNGSVQTHQMVAALLAYRAIYFGVPLIVSAALLAGFEGRALKSRLPLQHAAAASKLAPLFLSLVTFVVGGMLVISSATPAFWQRIHMLRNVLPLWVLESSQMLCSVLGVLLLFVARGLLRRLDAAWWMTLLLAVLSLALSLTKGLAFVEAGVLGMLVVLLLSTRRRFNRHSSLFAERFTAGWLVSVAMVLMLATWVMLFAFRDVPYTRDLWWQFAFDERAPRALRATLAASLFAATFSFWQLLRPAPGRFVKPAPQDLHDAARIVRAQERSDAGLALMGDKSFLFSESRKAFLMYAKYGRTWAALHDPVGPREEWAGLIGKFVALAHTHGGRAAFYQVRANALPLYLDAGLTLMKLGEEAHVVLDDFDLKGSHRAHLRYALKRGERDGFTVEVIDQANVPASLDTLREISDGWLDSRDAREKSFSVAAFTDEYLAAQSVMLVRQNGEPAAFVTFMTTDMNTEATVGVMRHVESASPYAMEYLFTQLALHLKQAGFRSLSLGIAPLSGMQPTPLASRWHRFAGIVWRFGGRFYNFRGLRAFKSKFQPHWEPRYLAASGSVGVFFTLADLSLLAGGRRS; translated from the coding sequence ATGTTCGACCGGGCGTCGAAAACGCTCGGCAACCGGGCACTTCTCTCGCCCCTGCTCGCGCTTGGAATTGGCGCGTTGCTGCTGGTCGTCTTGCAACACCTCTCGCAAGCAGTCGACTATCGCTCGGTGATGCGCGAGTTGCGTCGACTGACGGCCGGCGAATGGAGCGCCGCGCTCGGCGCCACCGCGCTCAGCTACGTGGCGCTGGTCGGCCGCGATGCCGTCGGGTTGCGCTATCTGGGCGCGGCCGTGCCGCGTGTGGCGCTGTGGATCGGCGCGACGGCGGGCTCGGCGCTGGGCAACGCCACCGGTTTCGGCGCGCTGACCGGAGGCGCCGTGCGCGCGCGGGTCTACAGCGTGGCGAGCGTCACGCCCGCGCAGATCGGCCGCATGACGGTGTTCACGAGCGTGTCGCTCGCGCTCGCACTGGTGCTGATGACGGCGCTCGGCATGGTCGGCGTGGCCGGCACGCTCGCACCGATGCTGCATCTCGAACCGCTTACGCTGCGTTGGACCGGCGTGGCGCTGCTCGCCGCGCTCGCCTCGGCGGCGGCCGCCTGCCGCGGCGAAACGCGCCCGGTGCGCACGCGCTGGCAGTGGCTCTCGTTCGATATCCCCGCACGCCGCGATCTGCTCGCGCAAGTGGCGCTCGCGGTGCTCGATGTGGTGGCCGCCGGCCTCGCCTTGTGGGCGCTGCTGCCACATGCGGACGTGAGCTTTGTGACCTTCATCACGGTGTACGCCGCGGCCATGCTGCTCGGCATGATCGGCCACACGCCCGGCGGCGTCGGCGTGTTCGAAGCAGCGATGGTGTTCACGCTGAACGGCAGCGTGCAAACGCATCAGATGGTTGCGGCCTTGCTCGCGTATCGCGCGATTTACTTCGGTGTCCCGTTGATCGTTTCGGCCGCGCTGCTCGCCGGATTCGAAGGGCGCGCGCTGAAAAGCCGTTTGCCGCTGCAACATGCCGCTGCGGCGTCGAAGCTCGCGCCGCTGTTTCTGAGTCTCGTCACCTTCGTGGTCGGCGGCATGCTGGTGATTTCCAGCGCGACGCCCGCGTTCTGGCAACGCATTCACATGCTGCGCAACGTGCTGCCGCTGTGGGTGCTCGAAAGTTCGCAGATGCTTTGCAGCGTGCTGGGCGTGCTGCTGCTGTTCGTCGCGCGTGGTTTGCTGCGGCGCCTGGACGCCGCGTGGTGGATGACGCTTCTGCTGGCGGTGCTGAGTCTCGCGTTGTCGCTGACCAAAGGTCTCGCGTTCGTGGAAGCCGGCGTGCTCGGCATGCTGGTCGTGTTGCTGCTGTCCACGCGCAGGCGTTTCAACCGTCATTCGTCGCTGTTCGCGGAGCGCTTCACGGCGGGCTGGCTGGTGTCGGTCGCGATGGTGCTGATGCTGGCCACCTGGGTCATGCTGTTTGCTTTCCGCGACGTGCCGTACACGCGCGACCTGTGGTGGCAATTCGCCTTCGACGAACGCGCGCCGCGTGCATTGCGCGCGACGCTGGCCGCGAGCCTGTTCGCTGCGACGTTCTCGTTCTGGCAGCTGCTGCGTCCCGCGCCGGGGCGCTTCGTCAAACCTGCGCCGCAAGATCTGCACGACGCGGCGCGCATTGTGCGCGCGCAGGAACGCAGCGACGCCGGTCTCGCACTGATGGGCGACAAGAGCTTCCTGTTCTCCGAGTCGCGCAAGGCTTTCCTGATGTACGCGAAATACGGCCGCACGTGGGCCGCTTTGCACGATCCGGTGGGTCCGCGCGAAGAGTGGGCCGGTCTGATAGGCAAGTTCGTCGCGCTCGCGCACACGCACGGCGGCCGCGCTGCGTTCTATCAGGTGCGCGCGAACGCATTGCCGCTTTACCTCGATGCCGGCCTCACGCTGATGAAGCTCGGCGAGGAAGCGCACGTCGTGCTCGACGATTTCGACCTGAAGGGCTCGCATCGCGCGCATCTTCGCTATGCGTTAAAGCGTGGCGAGCGCGATGGCTTCACCGTCGAAGTGATCGATCAGGCGAACGTGCCCGCGTCGCTCGACACGTTGCGCGAGATTTCCGACGGTTGGCTCGACAGCCGCGACGCGCGCGAAAAGAGCTTCTCGGTGGCCGCCTTCACGGACGAATATCTCGCCGCGCAATCGGTGATGCTGGTGCGTCAGAACGGCGAGCCCGCTGCTTTCGTCACTTTCATGACGACCGACATGAACACCGAGGCGACCGTCGGCGTGATGCGTCATGTGGAAAGCGCGTCGCCGTATGCAATGGAATATCTGTTCACGCAACTGGCGCTGCATCTGAAGCAGGCGGGATTCCGCTCGCTCAGTCTCGGCATCGCACCGCTCTCCGGCATGCAGCCCACGCCGCTGGCGTCGCGCTGGCACCGGTTCGCCGGCATCGTATGGCGCTTCGGCGGCCGTTTCTATAACTTCCGCGGACTGCGTGCTTTCAAAAGCAAGTTCCAGCCGCATTGGGAGCCGCGCTATCTCGCGGCGTCGGGTTCGGTCGGCGTGTTCTTCACGCTCGCGGACCTGTCATTGCTGGCAGGAGGCCGGCGTTCATGA
- a CDS encoding MFS transporter: MTAVQKALIAPLIVACAMFMESVDANVIVTALPAMARDFGRDPVTLKIAVTSYVLGLGVFIPVCGWLADRFGARTIFRTAIGIFVTGSLLCAASNSLATFTLARFAQGVGGAMMVPVGRIIIFRVVHKADFIRAMNYLSVPAMLGPAAGPLLGGFITTYLHWRLIFFINVPIGILGIYLTNKHIANTREPDPGPLDWIGFFLSAAGAVLLLLGLSLVGGELISNRDAFGMCACGAVLLAGYIAYAQRVPLPLLDLRFFKVPTFQASVLGGSLFRIGLGALPFLLPLMLQEGHGMSAFESGLITCASAFGGMFMRTVAASVLHRFGFRSVLVVNAALSGLSIAACGLFFPGTPTWIIWVVVLLGGFFPALQFTSLNSLTYAEIASRDVGRATSLGSVVQQMSLGLGVTIGGIVLQISRVLHGHPGITWSDFWPAFLVVGLCSFASIPVTLRMPRGAGEEIARGGRG, from the coding sequence ATGACCGCCGTTCAGAAAGCCCTGATTGCGCCCTTGATCGTCGCGTGCGCGATGTTCATGGAAAGCGTCGATGCCAACGTGATCGTGACCGCGCTGCCCGCCATGGCGCGCGACTTCGGGCGCGATCCGGTCACGCTGAAAATCGCAGTGACGAGCTATGTGCTTGGGCTCGGCGTGTTCATCCCCGTGTGCGGCTGGCTCGCCGACCGGTTCGGCGCACGCACGATCTTCCGTACGGCAATCGGCATCTTCGTGACGGGTTCGCTGCTGTGCGCGGCGTCGAATTCTCTCGCCACCTTCACGCTCGCGCGTTTCGCGCAAGGCGTGGGCGGCGCGATGATGGTGCCGGTCGGGCGGATCATCATCTTCCGGGTGGTGCACAAGGCGGACTTCATCCGCGCGATGAACTATCTGAGCGTCCCCGCCATGCTCGGTCCCGCCGCGGGGCCGCTGCTCGGCGGCTTCATCACGACCTATCTGCACTGGCGTCTGATTTTCTTCATCAACGTGCCGATCGGCATTCTCGGCATCTATCTGACCAACAAGCACATCGCCAACACACGCGAGCCGGATCCCGGCCCGCTCGACTGGATCGGTTTTTTTCTGTCGGCGGCGGGCGCGGTGCTGCTTCTGCTCGGGTTGTCGCTGGTCGGCGGTGAACTGATCTCGAATCGCGACGCGTTCGGCATGTGCGCATGCGGCGCGGTTCTGCTCGCGGGCTATATCGCCTACGCGCAGCGCGTCCCGCTGCCGCTGCTGGACTTGCGCTTCTTCAAGGTGCCGACGTTCCAGGCAAGCGTGCTCGGCGGTTCATTGTTCCGGATAGGTCTCGGCGCACTGCCGTTCCTGTTGCCGCTGATGCTGCAGGAGGGTCACGGCATGAGCGCGTTCGAATCCGGCCTGATCACCTGCGCGTCCGCGTTCGGCGGCATGTTCATGCGCACGGTCGCCGCGAGCGTGCTGCATCGTTTCGGGTTCCGTTCGGTGCTGGTGGTGAACGCCGCGTTGTCGGGACTTTCGATCGCGGCCTGCGGACTGTTTTTCCCCGGCACGCCGACCTGGATCATCTGGGTGGTCGTGTTGCTCGGCGGCTTCTTCCCGGCGCTTCAATTCACGAGTCTGAACTCGCTCACTTACGCGGAAATCGCGAGCCGCGACGTGGGCCGCGCCACGAGTCTCGGCAGCGTCGTGCAGCAGATGTCGCTCGGCCTCGGCGTGACGATCGGCGGTATCGTGCTGCAGATCTCGCGCGTGCTGCATGGGCATCCGGGCATCACATGGTCGGATTTCTGGCCGGCGTTTCTGGTGGTCGGGCTGTGCTCGTTCGCGTCGATTCCGGTCACGCTGCGCATGCCGCGCGGCGCCGGCGAGGAAATCGCGCGCGGCGGCCGGGGTTGA
- a CDS encoding DUF421 domain-containing protein, translating to MEATLLLFGQGRALDPLQMAMRAIVVFLIALVLIRISGRRSFGQRSPFDSVVVILLGATLSRAIVGASPFIATVGASFMIVICHRALAWACMHSRALERLVGGVEREVFSNGEFNEREMDAALISRTDVQESVRQKTGSRSMENVAAAILERNGEVSVIRKEA from the coding sequence ATGGAAGCGACGTTGCTGCTATTCGGTCAGGGCAGGGCGCTTGACCCGCTGCAGATGGCCATGCGCGCGATTGTCGTGTTTCTGATCGCGCTGGTGCTGATCCGGATTTCGGGCCGGCGCTCGTTCGGACAACGCTCGCCGTTCGATTCGGTGGTGGTCATTCTGCTCGGTGCGACATTGAGCCGGGCCATCGTCGGCGCGTCGCCGTTTATCGCCACCGTGGGCGCTTCGTTCATGATCGTCATCTGTCACCGGGCGCTGGCGTGGGCGTGCATGCACTCGCGCGCGCTGGAGCGGCTAGTGGGCGGCGTCGAGCGCGAGGTGTTCAGCAACGGTGAGTTCAACGAGCGCGAGATGGACGCCGCGCTGATCAGCCGAACCGATGTCCAGGAAAGCGTGCGGCAGAAAACCGGCTCACGTTCGATGGAAAACGTGGCCGCGGCGATTCTCGAACGCAACGGCGAAGTGAGCGTGATCCGCAAAGAGGCGTGA
- a CDS encoding glycosyltransferase codes for MIGVIVPAHNEEALLASCLAALIAASRHEDLAGETVRIVVVLDACDDFSGAIARAYGVETLTLKARNVGIARATGADFLLADGARWLAFTDADSRVSSGWLVAQLSLDADAVCGSIAVDDWTAHPHSVREYFRKTYVDADGHRHIHGANLGVSADAYRRAGGFPPLKCSEDVALVDRLIAIGARIAWSAAPRVITSARAAARARGGFGDTLASWAAAG; via the coding sequence ATGATCGGCGTGATCGTTCCGGCGCATAACGAAGAGGCGTTGCTCGCGTCTTGTCTCGCTGCCTTGATCGCTGCTTCGCGCCATGAGGATCTGGCGGGCGAAACGGTGCGCATCGTGGTCGTGCTCGACGCATGCGACGACTTCAGCGGCGCGATCGCGCGGGCCTACGGCGTCGAGACGCTCACGCTGAAGGCGCGCAACGTCGGCATTGCGCGCGCGACCGGCGCGGACTTCCTGCTCGCGGACGGCGCGCGCTGGCTCGCGTTCACCGATGCCGACAGCCGCGTCTCGTCAGGCTGGCTGGTCGCGCAGCTTTCGCTGGATGCGGACGCAGTGTGCGGTTCGATTGCAGTCGACGACTGGACCGCGCATCCGCACAGCGTGCGCGAATATTTCCGCAAGACTTACGTGGATGCAGACGGTCATCGTCACATTCACGGCGCGAACCTCGGCGTGTCGGCCGATGCCTACCGGCGCGCGGGCGGCTTTCCGCCTCTCAAATGCAGCGAGGATGTCGCGCTGGTCGACCGGCTCATCGCGATCGGCGCGCGCATCGCGTGGAGCGCGGCGCCGCGCGTCATTACGAGCGCGCGCGCAGCGGCCCGCGCTCGGGGCGGCTTCGGCGATACGCTTGCTTCGTGGGCGGCGGCCGGATAA
- a CDS encoding SAM-dependent methyltransferase — MSSPATYFDELYRHSDDPWKLREGWYESRKRALTLALLPRPRYQNAFEPGCANGELTVELAKRCDRLLAADLHERAVELARERVAGITHVRVEQRTVPREWPTEAGPFDLIVISEFAYYLDSAELETLASRIAASLTTDGTLLACHWRRPFAEALETADAAHALFDARCGLTRLAHHDEADLLIDVWSRDARSVAQREGLL, encoded by the coding sequence ATGAGCTCGCCGGCTACCTACTTCGATGAACTCTATCGGCACAGCGACGATCCGTGGAAGCTGCGCGAAGGCTGGTACGAGAGCCGCAAGCGTGCGCTGACGCTCGCGCTGCTGCCGCGTCCGCGTTACCAGAACGCCTTCGAACCCGGCTGCGCGAATGGCGAACTGACCGTCGAGCTGGCGAAGCGCTGCGACAGGCTGCTCGCGGCGGATCTGCATGAGCGCGCGGTGGAACTGGCGCGCGAGCGCGTCGCCGGCATAACGCACGTGCGTGTCGAACAGCGCACGGTGCCGCGTGAATGGCCGACCGAGGCCGGCCCATTCGATCTGATCGTGATCAGCGAATTCGCGTATTACCTCGATTCGGCGGAGCTTGAAACGCTGGCTTCACGGATTGCCGCCTCGCTCACCACGGACGGCACGTTGCTCGCCTGTCATTGGCGCCGGCCCTTCGCCGAAGCGCTCGAAACCGCCGATGCCGCGCATGCGCTGTTCGATGCGCGCTGCGGCCTCACGCGTCTCGCGCATCACGATGAAGCCGATCTGCTGATCGATGTCTGGTCGCGCGACGCACGCTCGGTTGCGCAACGCGAGGGGCTCCTATGA
- a CDS encoding acyl-CoA dehydrogenase family protein, producing MLDTRDRAAGVNARPPQSSAMAASRDFHAVASSTRKDAQPAGSLEKFLRDTPFDPNDSAALGDVLRALVERGFDRAPFSPLPGHGETLVRWRSLAAVAACDLGLVKLFEGHTDALAILAELRGPTPPADSRWGVWAAEPPDARVQALKVGIRSDGADLRLTGTKAWCSGARVATHALVTAWLDDEPVLAAVAMNQPSISIDTSKWQAVGMQATASADVSFDHAAATLVGGAHGYVQRPGFWHGGAGIAACWYGAAAQIGRMLRDACTQRVDPHRLAHLGAVEVALAGAAAVLRETAAHIDANPLADSQRETMRARLVVEEASTAVMNHATRTLGAGPLCRNARFARALADLPVFLRQSHAERDLAALGELIAAAQAADNHDDADAGGAPWTL from the coding sequence ATGCTCGATACGCGTGATCGTGCGGCCGGCGTCAATGCGCGGCCGCCGCAAAGCTCCGCCATGGCCGCGTCCCGCGATTTCCATGCGGTCGCGAGCAGCACCCGGAAGGACGCGCAACCTGCCGGGTCGCTTGAAAAATTTCTGCGTGACACGCCTTTCGATCCCAACGACTCCGCCGCGCTCGGCGACGTGTTGCGCGCGCTGGTCGAACGCGGCTTTGACCGCGCGCCTTTTTCGCCCTTGCCTGGCCACGGCGAGACGCTCGTGCGCTGGCGCAGCCTCGCTGCGGTGGCCGCGTGTGATCTCGGGCTTGTCAAGCTGTTCGAAGGACACACGGATGCGCTCGCGATTCTCGCCGAGCTTCGCGGCCCCACGCCGCCCGCGGATAGCCGCTGGGGTGTCTGGGCCGCCGAGCCGCCCGATGCGCGCGTGCAGGCGCTCAAAGTAGGAATCCGAAGCGACGGCGCAGACCTTCGTCTCACCGGCACGAAGGCCTGGTGCTCGGGCGCGCGTGTCGCCACGCATGCGCTCGTTACCGCCTGGTTGGACGATGAGCCGGTGCTGGCGGCCGTCGCGATGAATCAGCCGTCCATTTCAATCGACACGTCGAAGTGGCAAGCGGTCGGCATGCAGGCCACGGCCAGCGCCGACGTGAGCTTCGATCACGCAGCGGCGACACTCGTGGGCGGCGCGCATGGCTATGTACAGCGTCCCGGCTTCTGGCACGGCGGCGCCGGTATCGCCGCGTGCTGGTACGGGGCCGCCGCGCAGATCGGACGGATGCTGCGCGACGCGTGCACGCAGCGCGTGGATCCGCATCGGCTCGCTCATCTCGGTGCGGTGGAGGTGGCATTGGCGGGCGCGGCCGCAGTATTGCGCGAGACTGCCGCGCACATCGACGCCAATCCGCTAGCCGATTCGCAGCGCGAGACTATGCGCGCGCGTCTCGTGGTGGAAGAGGCGTCGACTGCCGTGATGAATCACGCGACGCGTACGCTGGGCGCCGGCCCGTTGTGCCGCAACGCGCGCTTCGCGCGTGCGCTGGCGGATCTGCCGGTGTTCCTGCGGCAGAGCCACGCCGAGCGCGATCTCGCCGCGCTCGGCGAACTGATCGCAGCCGCGCAAGCCGCCGACAATCACGACGATGCTGATGCCGGAGGTGCCCCGTGGACGCTCTGA